The following nucleotide sequence is from Mycobacterium sp. 3519A.
ATCGCCGAAACCATTCGGTACAACGAACGCACGCTGCGGGAAGCCGGCGAAGGCCATTCGCATCAAATCGGCTCTGCCGCGAGCAACTTGTAGGGGCTCGACACATGGATCACGTGCTGACATACAACTTCGACGAGATCGAGTACGCGGTGCGCCAGGACATCCACGCGACGTCCGCCCGGCTGAATGCCGCGCTCGACGACCTTCGAGCGCAGATCGCGCCGCTTCAGCAGGTCTGGACGCGGGAGGCGGCCGAGGCCTACCGCATCGAGCAGACGCGGTGGGAACAGGCCGCCGCGGCGCTCAACGAGATCTTGGTCAACCTGGGTAACGCCGTGCGCGACGGCTCGGATGAGGTTGCGGCGACCGATCGCCGCGCCGCGAACGCGTGGGGCTACTGAGCGCCACCGTCATGAGGCTCTGTGCGGTCTCACCTGGAGGGGAGCCGGGT
It contains:
- a CDS encoding WXG100 family type VII secretion target; its protein translation is MDHVLTYNFDEIEYAVRQDIHATSARLNAALDDLRAQIAPLQQVWTREAAEAYRIEQTRWEQAAAALNEILVNLGNAVRDGSDEVAATDRRAANAWGY